One genomic segment of Chloroflexota bacterium includes these proteins:
- a CDS encoding DUF362 domain-containing protein codes for MIPKDFPGRGKVAILRTRPETVLEDYARLMELAGFEEALPKDKDTILKINISWQTWYPACSTTPWQLEGVIRALQDAGYQNLIGAHNRTVVVDAYVGERNNKHKDVVDAYGVRNVHLYEPEIKWVRYEPKAPMLVLDRIYPEGILIPEMFIGRNIIQLPTVKTHVFTTITGAMKNAFGGLLTEKRHWTHAQIHETLVDLLTIQQEIHTGLFAVMDGTFAGDGPGPRAMRWHEKDVILASADQVAIDAISAKIQGFNPMDIPFIRIAHEMGLGVGDPREIEVVGDPEVAEESWGFVQEDTFASRGQKMIYHGPLKPFEGLLLRSPLVPWSYFASNFYHNVYWYPFVGRKRVQAALDTKWGRLFQSYGDGSVVMPGVEPRTTLVATAGLFGLLVLAGKLLRRGPKDNA; via the coding sequence ATGATTCCCAAGGACTTCCCCGGTCGAGGGAAGGTTGCCATCTTGCGCACCCGACCCGAGACGGTGTTGGAGGATTATGCCCGGCTGATGGAGCTGGCCGGCTTTGAGGAGGCGTTGCCCAAGGACAAGGACACGATCCTGAAGATCAACATCTCCTGGCAGACGTGGTATCCCGCCTGCTCGACCACGCCTTGGCAGTTGGAGGGCGTGATCCGTGCTTTGCAGGACGCGGGGTATCAGAACCTGATCGGCGCGCACAACCGCACCGTGGTGGTGGATGCGTACGTGGGCGAGCGCAACAACAAGCACAAGGACGTCGTCGATGCGTACGGCGTGCGCAACGTGCACCTGTATGAGCCGGAGATCAAATGGGTGCGCTACGAGCCCAAGGCGCCCATGCTGGTCCTGGATCGGATCTACCCGGAGGGGATCCTGATCCCGGAGATGTTCATCGGCCGGAACATCATCCAGCTGCCCACGGTCAAGACCCACGTCTTCACCACCATCACCGGCGCCATGAAGAACGCGTTCGGCGGGTTGCTGACGGAGAAGCGCCACTGGACCCATGCCCAGATCCACGAGACGTTGGTGGACCTGCTGACGATCCAGCAGGAGATCCACACCGGGCTGTTCGCCGTGATGGACGGCACTTTCGCCGGGGATGGCCCGGGGCCGCGAGCCATGCGCTGGCACGAGAAGGATGTGATCCTCGCCTCGGCCGACCAGGTGGCCATCGACGCCATCTCCGCCAAGATTCAGGGCTTCAACCCGATGGATATCCCCTTCATCCGCATCGCCCATGAGATGGGGCTGGGCGTGGGGGATCCGCGGGAGATCGAGGTGGTGGGCGATCCGGAGGTCGCCGAGGAGAGCTGGGGGTTCGTGCAGGAGGACACCTTTGCCAGCCGTGGACAGAAGATGATCTACCACGGCCCGCTCAAGCCGTTCGAGGGACTGTTGTTGCGCAGCCCGCTGGTGCCGTGGAGCTACTTCGCGTCCAACTTCTATCACAATGTGTACTGGTATCCCTTTGTGGGGCGGAAGCGGGTCCAGGCGGCCTTGGACACCAAGTGGGGACGCCTCTTCCAGAGCTACGGTGACGGTTCGGTGGTGATGCCGGGCGTCGAGCCACGCACCACCCTGGTCGCCACCGCCGGGCTTTTCGGACTGCTCGTCCTG